In Horticoccus luteus, the following proteins share a genomic window:
- a CDS encoding sensor histidine kinase — protein MDRLITDALVYSKTVREELMLGPVEPASLLRGMIESYPIFQSPQAQIELDEALPAVWGNEAALTQCFSNLLGNAIKFVPRGRAPKVKVSAEQSGGRVRLWFEDNGIGIPQEMHARIFMMFQRASREFEGTGIGLALVRKAAERMGGRVGVESAPGQGSRFWVELKAAVES, from the coding sequence ATGGACCGGCTAATCACGGATGCGTTGGTTTACAGCAAAACGGTGCGCGAGGAGCTCATGCTCGGGCCGGTGGAGCCCGCGTCGCTGCTCCGGGGAATGATCGAGTCGTATCCGATCTTCCAATCTCCGCAGGCGCAGATTGAACTCGATGAGGCTCTTCCCGCGGTGTGGGGAAACGAAGCGGCGTTAACGCAGTGCTTCTCAAATCTCTTGGGCAACGCGATCAAGTTTGTGCCGAGGGGAAGAGCGCCGAAAGTAAAGGTCAGCGCCGAGCAGAGTGGGGGCCGGGTGCGCCTCTGGTTTGAAGACAATGGCATCGGCATTCCCCAGGAAATGCATGCGCGAATATTTATGATGTTTCAACGTGCCAGCCGGGAGTTCGAAGGCACGGGCATCGGGCTCGCCTTGGTGCGCAAGGCGGCCGAGCGGATGGGCGGCCGAGTGGGCGTGGAATCGGCGCCGGGCCAGGGAAGCCGCTTCTGGGTGGAACTGAAAGCCGCCGTCGAATCCTGA
- a CDS encoding putative Na+/H+ antiporter: MFSPPTSRVLGLAGALLVSVSANAAEATAGAFPRPLDSYMDPAGNLWQVLVARVHAEPFNAVAALIFLLAIVHTFLAGRFRHWAHVVEERHAHRIIHAAPATKASLDEDGRPIEVSFWGQVLHFLGEVEAVFGIWGIVLMVAIGSMKGWTTAVDYVGHKVNFTEAMFVVVIMAMASTRPVLRCAEKCLQAVANLGKRTTGAWWLTILIIAPVLGSFITEPAAMTIGALLLAQRFYALQPSRRFCYATLGLLFVNVSVGGTMTHFAAPPVLMVAGPWGWDMPFMFLHFGWKALTGIVAATLLYYFIFRRELAVLEQRRAEAEAKAAAATAEVRIPGWITVVQLGFMALAVSVAHYPALFVAAFLFFLAFGQATAHHQNRLDLRAPLLVGFFLAGLVVHGGLQGWWISPVLSSLAELPLFIGATVLTAFNDNAAITYLATLVPDFTDALKYAVVAGAVTGGGLTVIANAPNPAGQNILQRYFPEGISPLGLLAGAVAPTAILGACFILL; the protein is encoded by the coding sequence ATGTTCTCCCCGCCAACGTCTCGCGTCCTGGGTCTCGCTGGTGCGTTGCTGGTCTCCGTGAGCGCGAACGCGGCGGAAGCGACGGCGGGTGCGTTTCCCCGGCCTCTCGACAGCTACATGGATCCGGCGGGGAACCTGTGGCAGGTGCTGGTCGCGCGGGTGCACGCTGAACCGTTCAATGCGGTCGCGGCGCTCATCTTTCTGCTGGCAATCGTCCACACGTTTTTAGCGGGTCGCTTTCGCCATTGGGCCCACGTGGTTGAAGAGAGGCATGCCCATCGGATCATTCATGCCGCACCTGCCACCAAAGCGTCGCTCGACGAGGACGGGCGGCCGATCGAAGTCAGTTTCTGGGGGCAAGTGCTTCATTTTCTTGGCGAGGTCGAGGCCGTGTTTGGCATCTGGGGCATCGTGCTGATGGTCGCGATTGGATCGATGAAGGGTTGGACTACGGCGGTCGACTACGTGGGGCATAAGGTGAATTTCACCGAGGCGATGTTTGTCGTCGTGATCATGGCGATGGCTTCCACGCGACCGGTGCTGCGTTGCGCGGAGAAATGCCTGCAGGCGGTGGCGAATCTGGGGAAGCGAACGACCGGTGCGTGGTGGCTGACGATCCTGATCATCGCGCCCGTTTTGGGGTCGTTTATCACGGAGCCGGCGGCGATGACAATCGGCGCGCTGCTGCTCGCGCAGCGGTTTTACGCGCTGCAACCCTCGCGGCGTTTTTGCTACGCGACTCTGGGATTGCTCTTCGTCAACGTCTCCGTCGGTGGGACAATGACGCATTTCGCGGCGCCGCCGGTGCTGATGGTCGCCGGACCGTGGGGCTGGGATATGCCGTTTATGTTTCTGCATTTTGGCTGGAAAGCGCTGACCGGAATCGTCGCCGCGACACTGCTGTATTACTTCATTTTCCGTCGGGAATTGGCGGTCTTGGAGCAACGGCGAGCGGAGGCGGAAGCGAAGGCGGCGGCAGCCACGGCCGAAGTGCGCATCCCCGGCTGGATCACGGTCGTGCAACTCGGCTTCATGGCGCTGGCGGTGTCGGTCGCGCACTATCCGGCGCTGTTTGTGGCGGCGTTTCTCTTCTTCCTCGCGTTCGGGCAGGCGACGGCGCACCACCAGAACCGTCTCGATTTGCGAGCGCCGCTGTTGGTCGGTTTCTTTCTCGCCGGACTGGTCGTGCACGGAGGGTTGCAGGGTTGGTGGATTTCGCCGGTGTTGAGCAGCTTGGCGGAGTTGCCGCTTTTCATCGGCGCGACGGTTTTGACGGCGTTTAACGACAACGCGGCGATCACTTATCTGGCGACGTTGGTCCCCGACTTCACGGATGCGTTGAAATACGCGGTCGTGGCGGGCGCGGTGACGGGCGGGGGCTTGACGGTGATCGCCAACGCGCCGAATCCCGCGGGGCAAAATATTCTGCAGCGTTATTTCCCGGAAGGTATTTCGCCGCTGGGGTTGCTCGCCGGCGCCGTGGCGCCGACCGCGATTCTGGGCGCGTGCTTCATCCTGCTCTGA
- the rpoN gene encoding RNA polymerase factor sigma-54, with protein MSGPGFSQDLRQRQSQSLVLAPQLRQSLKILQVAALDLRSVIQEELQANPTLEELPMEASSVDVASDHDDIADESGGASTAATGESADHAEPDNDGGARDEMDFSKEFEILGKIDQDWRDHMASAGGAQPYTADDAERRQHFFDSLVSETSLQEHLIRQAELADLSAPAMEAMRHLIGSLDDRGFLTQSPSDVALQTNLPFETVLSALGTLKTFDPPGIGSETLAECLLAQLQLKGRTDTLAARMLRDHFDLLSRRRIPELARKLNASTEDVQAAIEEIGRLDPAPGRRFAEDINRSVMPDVIVERDGDDWKIHLNDDYIPRLRISGTYRDLIAKGTLSKDEKEYIRERIRSGKFLIDSIEQRQRTIERITREIIIAQRPFFEHGVSHLRPLTMTQIADIVGVHETTVSRALANKYIKTPHGVFAMKYFFTTGYQDDSGAAVSNTSVKELIADVIAAEDRGAPLSDQELVARLQEKGLTIARRTVAKYREELGILPSNLRRNFK; from the coding sequence ATGAGTGGGCCCGGATTCAGCCAGGATCTCCGTCAACGGCAGAGCCAGTCATTGGTTCTGGCGCCGCAATTGCGCCAATCGTTGAAGATCCTCCAAGTCGCCGCCTTAGACTTGCGCTCCGTCATCCAGGAAGAGCTGCAGGCGAATCCGACGCTCGAAGAGCTGCCGATGGAAGCGAGCTCCGTCGACGTCGCCTCGGACCACGACGACATTGCCGATGAATCCGGCGGCGCGAGCACCGCCGCAACGGGCGAGAGCGCAGACCATGCCGAGCCCGACAACGACGGCGGCGCGCGCGATGAGATGGATTTCTCGAAGGAGTTCGAGATCCTCGGCAAAATCGATCAGGACTGGCGCGACCACATGGCCAGCGCCGGCGGAGCTCAGCCCTACACCGCAGATGATGCGGAGCGCCGGCAGCACTTTTTCGATTCGCTCGTCAGCGAGACGTCACTGCAGGAACACCTCATCCGCCAGGCGGAACTTGCTGATCTCTCGGCGCCCGCGATGGAGGCGATGCGGCACCTGATCGGAAGCCTCGACGACCGCGGATTCCTCACCCAATCGCCATCGGACGTTGCCCTCCAAACGAACCTCCCGTTCGAGACGGTGCTCTCCGCCCTCGGCACGCTCAAGACGTTTGATCCGCCCGGCATCGGCAGCGAGACCTTGGCGGAGTGCCTGCTGGCCCAATTACAACTCAAGGGTCGCACCGATACGCTGGCCGCTCGGATGTTGCGCGATCATTTCGACCTCCTTTCGAGAAGGCGCATTCCCGAACTTGCGCGCAAACTCAACGCATCCACCGAGGACGTGCAGGCAGCGATTGAGGAAATCGGCCGCCTCGATCCCGCGCCTGGACGTCGTTTTGCAGAAGACATCAACCGCAGTGTCATGCCCGACGTTATTGTCGAACGCGACGGCGATGACTGGAAAATCCACCTCAACGACGACTACATTCCCCGCCTGCGCATTTCGGGCACTTACCGGGACCTCATCGCCAAAGGAACCCTCTCCAAGGACGAAAAAGAATACATCCGGGAGCGAATCCGGTCCGGCAAATTTCTGATCGACTCCATCGAGCAACGCCAACGCACCATCGAACGCATTACGCGCGAAATCATCATCGCGCAGCGTCCCTTCTTCGAACATGGCGTTTCGCATTTGCGGCCTCTGACGATGACTCAAATCGCGGACATCGTCGGCGTCCACGAGACGACCGTGAGTCGCGCCCTCGCCAACAAATATATCAAGACGCCGCACGGCGTCTTCGCGATGAAGTATTTCTTTACCACCGGTTATCAGGACGATTCCGGTGCGGCCGTCTCCAACACCTCGGTCAAGGAACTGATCGCCGATGTCATCGCGGCGGAAGATCGCGGTGCGCCGCTGAGCGATCAGGAACTCGTCGCCCGTTTGCAGGAAAAAGGCCTCACCATCGCCCGTCGCACCGTGGCGAAATATCGCGAAGAGCTCGGCATTCTCCCCAGCAATCTTCGCCGCAACTTCAAATAA
- a CDS encoding response regulator, whose amino-acid sequence MNARTILYVEDEADDVLFMRFAFQRLALNVDLRAVGDGSQAIAYLAGEGPFSDRRQHPLPAVLLLDLNLPLQSGFEVLQWLRHEAGLTTLPVVIFSSSGRPEDRARAQALGASDYWLKPSSGLAFADIARDVHDRWLQLGTAVNEQSA is encoded by the coding sequence ATGAATGCGCGGACGATTCTTTACGTGGAAGATGAGGCCGACGACGTCTTGTTCATGCGTTTCGCCTTCCAACGGCTCGCACTCAACGTCGACTTGCGGGCGGTTGGGGATGGCAGCCAGGCGATCGCATATCTCGCGGGCGAGGGACCCTTCAGCGACCGCAGGCAACATCCGTTGCCGGCCGTGCTCCTGTTGGATTTAAACCTCCCGCTTCAATCCGGTTTTGAAGTGCTCCAGTGGCTTCGCCACGAAGCGGGGCTGACGACACTGCCGGTCGTCATTTTCTCCTCGTCGGGGCGCCCCGAAGACCGGGCGCGCGCCCAAGCCTTGGGCGCTTCGGACTATTGGCTCAAGCCGTCCTCTGGCTTGGCCTTCGCCGATATCGCGCGAGATGTGCACGACCGGTGGCTTCAGCTTGGAACAGCGGTCAACGAACAGAGCGCATAA
- a CDS encoding sensor histidine kinase has product MAKSYRRFSHDESVFATALLAGLPGVVVSLALLWTGDFTPKVQWTLTLIVAGSWLGFAGAVKSRVVRPLQTMANLLSALREGDFSVRARGARRDEPLGDVMTEINTLSRTLQEQRLGALEATALLRTVMEEIDVAIFAFDQDGALRLANHSAQILLDKPAERILGRNARELGLEEWLNGDPARVLSTSFPGHPGRWGMRRSLFREGGRPHHLIVIADLSRALREEETKAWQRLVRVLGHELNNSLAPIKSIAGSLGAILKHAQRPADWETDMRAGLEIIETRADGLSRFMQAYARLAKLPQPNLAPCSLLALVHRVVALELRHPVHVVGGPAIQVACDAAQIEQVLINLIKNAVDAVSETGGGVRIAWTKQSHRVELTVEDDGPGVANASNLFVPFFTTKPSGSGIGLVLCRQIAENHGGTLTLANRSDAPGSVATLRLPA; this is encoded by the coding sequence ATGGCCAAATCCTACCGGCGTTTTTCGCACGACGAATCGGTCTTTGCCACCGCCTTGCTCGCCGGCCTCCCCGGCGTCGTGGTCTCGCTCGCCCTGTTGTGGACGGGTGATTTCACGCCCAAGGTGCAATGGACGCTCACCCTCATCGTCGCTGGTTCGTGGCTGGGCTTCGCCGGTGCCGTCAAGAGCCGCGTCGTGCGGCCGTTGCAAACCATGGCCAATCTCCTCTCCGCGTTGCGCGAAGGCGATTTCTCCGTGCGTGCGCGCGGTGCCCGGCGCGACGAACCGCTCGGCGACGTGATGACGGAGATCAATACCCTCAGCCGCACCTTGCAGGAGCAACGCCTCGGCGCGTTGGAGGCGACCGCTCTTCTGCGCACGGTGATGGAAGAAATCGATGTCGCGATTTTCGCCTTCGATCAGGACGGCGCGCTCCGGCTCGCCAACCATTCCGCGCAAATCCTGCTCGATAAGCCCGCTGAACGCATTCTCGGTCGCAACGCCCGCGAACTTGGCCTCGAAGAGTGGTTGAATGGCGATCCGGCACGCGTCCTGAGCACCAGCTTTCCGGGCCATCCGGGTCGCTGGGGAATGCGACGCAGCCTCTTCCGTGAAGGCGGGCGTCCCCATCACCTCATCGTCATCGCCGACCTGAGCCGCGCGCTGCGCGAGGAGGAAACGAAAGCCTGGCAACGCCTCGTCCGCGTGCTCGGCCACGAGTTAAACAATTCCCTCGCCCCGATCAAATCCATCGCCGGCAGCCTCGGCGCGATTCTCAAACACGCGCAACGCCCCGCCGATTGGGAAACGGATATGCGCGCGGGCCTGGAGATCATCGAAACACGCGCGGATGGTTTGAGCCGCTTCATGCAGGCCTACGCACGGCTCGCCAAACTTCCTCAACCCAACCTCGCGCCCTGTTCGCTCCTGGCTCTCGTGCACCGCGTCGTTGCCCTCGAACTACGCCATCCCGTGCACGTGGTGGGCGGCCCCGCGATTCAGGTCGCGTGCGACGCTGCCCAAATCGAACAAGTGCTCATCAACTTGATCAAAAACGCCGTCGACGCCGTCAGCGAAACCGGTGGCGGCGTGCGCATCGCGTGGACGAAACAATCTCACCGCGTCGAACTCACCGTCGAGGATGACGGCCCCGGCGTGGCCAACGCATCGAATCTGTTCGTTCCGTTTTTCACGACCAAACCCAGCGGCTCCGGCATCGGTCTCGTGCTTTGCCGCCAGATCGCCGAAAACCACGGCGGCACCCTCACGCTGGCGAACCGCTCCGATGCCCCCGGTTCGGTCGCCACCCTGCGACTTCCGGCCTAG
- a CDS encoding sigma-54-dependent transcriptional regulator produces the protein MVATDNSAPRILIADDQTDVLEALRLLLKSEGYQLETVKSPAAVIKAVESRDFALALVDLNYTRDTTSGQEGLDLISKLQSADAALPVVVMTAWASVDLAVEAMRRGAKDFITKPWDNARLLAIVKNQIELGSAVRAYKRLEQENQLLRGKSGPNLIAQSAAMRPVLDMIARVGPSDANVLITGENGTGKGLVAQALHAVSVRAARPFISVNMGGLPEGVFESELFGHIRGAFTDAKNDRAGRFELADGGTLFMDEIGNIPLSQQAKILRTIETGEFERVGSSKTYRANVRLVSATNSDLPAEVASGKFRQDLLFRLNTIHLHLPPLRERREDIELLAQHFLKAHVERYRKGITGFDPSAIEAMRNYGWPGNVRELDHAVERAVLMAQSKVVRAPDLGLQAGHAAPRLDDMSLEEVEAFLIKKTLARCDGNARRAAEELGLSRSAFYRRLEKYGL, from the coding sequence ATGGTCGCCACGGATAACTCCGCGCCCCGCATTCTCATTGCTGACGATCAGACCGACGTGCTCGAAGCACTTCGGCTCCTGTTGAAATCGGAGGGCTACCAACTCGAAACGGTAAAATCGCCGGCGGCGGTGATCAAGGCCGTCGAGTCGCGCGACTTTGCGCTCGCCCTCGTCGACCTCAATTACACGCGCGACACCACGAGCGGCCAGGAAGGTCTCGATCTGATTTCCAAACTGCAGTCGGCGGATGCCGCGCTCCCGGTCGTCGTCATGACCGCTTGGGCCAGCGTGGACCTCGCGGTGGAAGCGATGCGGCGCGGGGCCAAAGATTTCATCACCAAGCCTTGGGACAACGCCCGCCTGCTCGCGATCGTCAAAAACCAAATCGAATTGGGCAGCGCCGTCCGCGCTTACAAGCGACTGGAACAGGAAAACCAGCTTCTTCGTGGAAAAAGCGGCCCGAATCTCATCGCGCAATCGGCGGCCATGCGGCCCGTGCTCGATATGATCGCCCGCGTCGGTCCGTCCGATGCCAACGTTCTCATCACGGGTGAAAACGGCACCGGTAAAGGCCTCGTCGCGCAGGCGCTGCATGCGGTCTCTGTTCGCGCCGCCCGGCCGTTTATTTCCGTCAACATGGGCGGTCTCCCGGAAGGCGTTTTCGAGAGCGAACTCTTCGGCCACATCCGCGGCGCGTTCACCGACGCCAAAAACGATCGCGCCGGGCGCTTCGAACTGGCGGACGGCGGCACGCTGTTCATGGACGAAATCGGCAACATCCCGCTTAGCCAGCAGGCGAAAATTCTCCGCACGATCGAGACCGGGGAATTCGAACGCGTCGGATCCTCCAAGACCTATCGCGCCAACGTTCGCCTTGTCTCCGCCACCAATTCCGACCTCCCCGCCGAAGTCGCCAGCGGTAAATTCCGCCAGGATCTGCTCTTCCGCCTCAACACCATTCATCTTCATCTCCCGCCCCTGCGGGAACGGCGCGAAGACATCGAGTTGCTCGCGCAACATTTCTTGAAAGCCCACGTCGAACGCTACCGCAAAGGCATCACGGGCTTCGACCCGAGCGCCATCGAAGCGATGCGCAATTATGGCTGGCCGGGAAATGTTCGCGAACTCGACCACGCCGTCGAACGCGCCGTCTTGATGGCGCAGAGCAAGGTCGTCCGCGCTCCTGATCTTGGCCTGCAAGCCGGCCACGCCGCACCACGCCTCGACGACATGAGCCTCGAAGAGGTCGAAGCGTTTCTCATCAAAAAAACGCTCGCGCGTTGCGACGGCAACGCCCGCCGCGCTGCCGAGGAACTGGGGCTGAGCCGCAGCGCGTTTTATCGCCGGCTGGAAAAATACGGCCTGTAA
- the gcvH gene encoding glycine cleavage system protein GcvH — MSNTPSDLRYAKSHEWVRLESDGTAVIGITDYAQNSLGDITYVQLPKVGATLNAGEAFGVVESVKAASDVYLPISGTVLAVNETLNSAPETLNTEPYGAGWILKLKPVDAAQANSLMDAAAYAQANV; from the coding sequence ATGAGCAACACGCCTTCCGATCTCCGCTACGCCAAATCGCACGAATGGGTGCGTCTCGAAAGTGACGGCACGGCAGTGATCGGCATCACTGATTACGCACAAAACTCGCTCGGCGATATCACGTATGTGCAACTCCCCAAGGTCGGCGCTACGCTCAACGCGGGCGAGGCGTTCGGGGTGGTCGAAAGCGTCAAAGCGGCGAGCGATGTTTATTTGCCCATCAGCGGCACGGTGCTGGCGGTGAACGAAACCCTGAACAGTGCACCCGAGACACTGAACACCGAGCCCTATGGCGCGGGATGGATCCTGAAACTCAAGCCCGTCGACGCAGCGCAGGCGAACTCATTGATGGACGCCGCTGCCTACGCTCAGGCGAACGTCTGA
- a CDS encoding HAD-IB family phosphatase, translated as MPHSLIVFDCDSTLSAIEGVDELGRKRGPEVLAAVEAMTNDAMEGRLAVEAVFGRRLEIIRPRRDDVAAVGQQYIATIEPTAIATISALAARGWTSVIVSGGFRQAIAPLAGALGVARVEAVDLFFDERGEYRDFDRTFPTARSGGKAEIMTRLCAELAPRRAVMVGDGVSDLEAKPVCDLFVGFGRYVQRARVKKEAGAWITSLDALVPLLAEKFGGK; from the coding sequence ATGCCTCATTCTCTCATTGTTTTCGATTGTGACAGCACGTTGAGCGCCATCGAGGGCGTCGATGAACTCGGGCGGAAGCGCGGGCCTGAGGTGCTGGCGGCGGTCGAGGCGATGACGAACGATGCCATGGAGGGGCGGCTCGCGGTGGAGGCGGTGTTCGGGCGGCGCCTCGAAATTATCCGGCCGCGGCGCGATGACGTGGCGGCCGTTGGCCAGCAATATATCGCCACGATCGAGCCCACGGCCATCGCCACGATCTCCGCGCTGGCTGCGCGCGGGTGGACGTCGGTTATCGTCAGCGGCGGTTTTCGCCAGGCAATCGCGCCACTGGCGGGCGCGCTCGGTGTGGCCCGCGTCGAAGCCGTCGATCTGTTTTTTGATGAGCGCGGGGAGTATCGCGATTTTGATCGCACCTTTCCGACGGCCCGGTCCGGCGGCAAGGCGGAGATCATGACTCGGCTTTGCGCGGAATTGGCGCCCCGCCGCGCGGTGATGGTGGGCGATGGGGTGAGCGACCTCGAAGCTAAACCGGTATGCGACTTGTTCGTCGGCTTCGGACGTTATGTCCAAAGAGCGCGGGTTAAAAAAGAAGCCGGCGCGTGGATCACGTCGTTGGATGCACTCGTGCCGCTGTTGGCCGAAAAATTTGGCGGGAAATAA
- the gcvT gene encoding glycine cleavage system aminomethyltransferase GcvT, with translation MADLKRTPLRDFHAAHGARLVDFAGWEMPVQYRSILDEHKAVRRTAGLFDVSHMGEVDVRGPEALKFLQRLVTNDVASLFPGRVLYSPMCYPTGGTVDDLLVYLRAPNDYFLCINAGNIDKDLAWMRALARDFEVTLTDRSPDYALLAVQGPQAAAIVQSLTSAKLNLIKYYHFGEGTVAGVHCLLSRTGYTGEDGFELYHAAGDAVALAEALLTAGAPHGLELAGLGARDSLRLEAGYPLYGHELNTELSPLTAGLGWTVKLNKADDFNGKAALAEEKQSGSKQKVVYFKTGDRRIVRADSPVFSAGEAVGRVLSGTLSPILNEAIGSALISASAVAQPLHADIRGSAVQLTLVKPPFVPLKKT, from the coding sequence ATGGCTGATTTGAAACGCACGCCGCTGCGAGATTTTCACGCGGCGCATGGCGCCCGCCTCGTGGATTTCGCGGGTTGGGAAATGCCGGTGCAATACCGCTCCATTCTCGACGAGCACAAAGCCGTGCGCCGCACCGCGGGCTTGTTCGATGTGAGCCATATGGGCGAGGTGGACGTGCGGGGTCCGGAGGCGCTCAAGTTTCTCCAACGTCTCGTGACGAACGATGTCGCGAGTCTGTTCCCCGGCCGGGTGCTTTACTCGCCTATGTGTTACCCGACGGGCGGCACGGTCGATGACCTGCTCGTCTATCTGCGGGCGCCAAACGACTATTTTCTCTGCATCAACGCGGGCAACATCGACAAGGACCTCGCGTGGATGCGGGCGCTGGCGAGGGATTTCGAAGTGACGTTGACGGACCGTTCGCCCGACTACGCGCTTCTCGCGGTGCAAGGACCGCAAGCCGCGGCCATCGTGCAATCGCTTACGAGCGCGAAGCTGAATCTGATCAAATACTACCATTTTGGCGAGGGCACGGTCGCGGGCGTGCATTGTTTGCTCAGCCGCACAGGTTATACCGGGGAGGACGGTTTTGAATTGTATCATGCGGCCGGCGATGCCGTGGCGCTCGCCGAGGCCTTGTTGACCGCAGGTGCGCCTCACGGTCTGGAACTCGCAGGACTCGGCGCCCGCGACAGTCTCCGGTTGGAAGCGGGCTATCCGCTCTATGGGCACGAGTTGAACACCGAACTCTCGCCTTTGACCGCGGGGCTGGGGTGGACCGTGAAGTTGAACAAGGCGGACGACTTCAACGGCAAGGCGGCCCTCGCGGAGGAAAAGCAGTCCGGTTCGAAGCAAAAGGTGGTCTATTTCAAGACCGGCGATCGACGGATCGTGCGGGCGGACTCACCGGTATTTTCCGCTGGCGAAGCGGTGGGCCGCGTATTGTCCGGCACGCTTTCTCCGATCCTCAATGAAGCGATCGGCTCTGCTCTGATTTCGGCGTCCGCCGTTGCGCAGCCGTTGCACGCCGACATCCGGGGCAGCGCTGTGCAGCTGACATTGGTCAAGCCGCCGTTCGTGCCGTTGAAGAAGACCTGA
- the lgt gene encoding prolipoprotein diacylglyceryl transferase gives MMFAYWVHHWDPFVVRFTGNFGIRYYGLAYLLGFLAAAWLLVRYAKAGRSAVPAAKVGDFMVALVIGVLVGGRLGYFLLYQSGDLFTHPLALFRVWEGGMASHGGFIGVALALVWYARRERVSFFHLADLVVSAAPLGLFFGRIANFINGELWGKISYVSWAVIFPESAAPGTPLNLIPPRHPSQLYEALLEGVLLFVLVQLRFWRSKITQLTPGRLCGEFLIAYAVVRAIGEIFREPDVGVSLVFGLSRGTFYSIFLVVGGVAMIAYSLRHRRPQAK, from the coding sequence ATGATGTTCGCTTACTGGGTGCACCACTGGGATCCGTTCGTCGTGCGATTCACCGGCAATTTCGGCATCCGTTACTACGGTCTCGCCTACCTCCTCGGATTTCTCGCCGCGGCGTGGTTGCTGGTGCGCTATGCAAAAGCGGGACGCTCCGCCGTGCCGGCAGCCAAAGTCGGGGATTTCATGGTCGCGCTGGTCATCGGCGTGCTTGTCGGTGGTCGGCTGGGCTACTTTCTTCTCTACCAGTCGGGCGACTTGTTCACGCACCCGCTGGCGCTCTTCCGCGTGTGGGAAGGCGGCATGGCCAGTCATGGCGGATTCATCGGCGTGGCGCTGGCGCTCGTCTGGTATGCGCGGCGCGAACGCGTTTCCTTTTTTCATCTCGCGGATCTCGTCGTCTCCGCCGCGCCGCTCGGCCTCTTCTTCGGCCGCATCGCCAACTTCATCAACGGCGAGCTGTGGGGGAAGATTTCTTACGTGAGCTGGGCAGTGATCTTCCCGGAGAGCGCCGCTCCGGGCACTCCGCTCAATCTCATTCCTCCGCGCCACCCCTCGCAGCTTTACGAAGCACTGCTCGAAGGCGTGCTGCTATTCGTGTTGGTGCAACTACGGTTCTGGCGCAGCAAAATCACCCAGCTCACACCCGGGCGCCTCTGCGGGGAATTTCTTATCGCCTACGCGGTGGTGCGCGCCATCGGCGAGATTTTCCGCGAGCCCGATGTCGGTGTGAGCCTCGTCTTCGGCCTGAGCCGCGGGACGTTTTACTCGATTTTCCTGGTGGTCGGCGGCGTGGCGATGATCGCGTATTCGCTCCGCCACCGTCGGCCACAGGCAAAATGA
- a CDS encoding CheR family methyltransferase, whose translation MNPAVFRGGALNRRLPACLRLLRVPTEGAAQALLQRRPDLVPATLTAILIGVTEFFREPAVFEALRDIVLPQLAAEREPIRVAGFGVSHGQELYSMAMLLEEAGLLQRSELVGIDCRSDAIIAAAAGRYDGGDLGGIEPARRERWRRLAWTG comes from the coding sequence GTGAATCCCGCAGTTTTTCGTGGAGGTGCACTCAACCGGCGTCTGCCGGCGTGCCTGAGGTTGCTGCGGGTGCCGACAGAAGGCGCGGCCCAAGCGTTGCTCCAGCGTCGACCCGATTTGGTGCCCGCTACGTTGACGGCGATTTTGATCGGCGTGACGGAATTTTTTCGTGAACCGGCGGTGTTTGAGGCCCTCCGCGACATTGTTTTACCGCAGCTGGCGGCGGAGAGAGAACCGATTCGCGTGGCCGGGTTTGGCGTGTCTCACGGGCAGGAGCTTTACTCGATGGCGATGCTGCTTGAAGAAGCGGGGTTGCTGCAGCGAAGCGAGTTGGTGGGCATCGATTGTCGTAGTGATGCGATCATCGCCGCCGCTGCGGGGCGTTATGACGGGGGCGATCTCGGTGGAATCGAACCGGCGCGCCGGGAACGGTGGCGGCGACTCGCATGGACCGGCTAA